The genomic interval TCGCCGCCATGTGAGATTCGCACCCGTGGGCCAAAGAAATCGCCGGCAACCACGCTGACAGTGTTGACGGGGGAGGCGTCCCGCGCCTTGAGCAGCGCGGTGCGGACGCCCCGCTTGCCGCCCTCGGCAGTCCGCGGACCCGCCTCGACCATGGGGCGTTCAGGCTCGCTGTACGAGTAAAGGCTTTCGGGGAAGACGACGACGGCGCCCGCCTCGCCCGCTGCGGCCAGCACCGTTTGCTCGGCCCGGGGCAGTTCTGCTTGCCACGCGTCCACGGTGTAGGAGGAGCCGTGGATGCAGTGGAAGACTGCGGTGGCGCCCGCGAAGGCCTCCCGCACTTGGGCGGCATCCTGGACGTCGGCCTTGACCCGCCCCACCAGCGGATGCTCGGGGCCGCTGCCGGAACGGGTGAGGATCCTGACGGTTTTCCCCTGGTTGGCGAGCTGTCCTGCGACCGTCCAGCCCACAGGCCCCGCGCCCGTTACTACAAATACATCGTTCATGGCTTCCCCTTTAGGATTCGTTATTGAGAGCACCGCTCTCCCAGTAGCGTGCACCTCCAGCCCGCAGCTGTCAAGAGCGGTGCTCTCAATTGTTGACACTGCTCTGCTTTATGCGATGCTGGACCGATGAATGACCCTGCCGCGGACGCGGAAACCACCCTTCGGACACCGCGGGAGCGCGCCCGGGC from Pseudarthrobacter sp. SSS035 carries:
- a CDS encoding NAD-dependent epimerase/dehydratase family protein is translated as MNDVFVVTGAGPVGWTVAGQLANQGKTVRILTRSGSGPEHPLVGRVKADVQDAAQVREAFAGATAVFHCIHGSSYTVDAWQAELPRAEQTVLAAAGEAGAVVVFPESLYSYSEPERPMVEAGPRTAEGGKRGVRTALLKARDASPVNTVSVVAGDFFGPRVRISHGGERVVPTVLAGKKLWVIGGTDQPHSFTYVPDLAAAMIHAAKTPSLWNKVWHAPTGPAVTQRQLATAFTEAGGVQPPKIGAIPGWALRAMGVFSKDFREVAELLYQFEQPFVMDSAASQAAFGLRPTPLPEAAAATAAWWRAQG